In Accipiter gentilis chromosome 21, bAccGen1.1, whole genome shotgun sequence, one DNA window encodes the following:
- the STYXL2 gene encoding serine/threonine/tyrosine-interacting-like protein 2 encodes MASSRDSDGEQVVPDEEDEGPDVKAVQARYLRSPSPSRYSVISDTDTESIFMEPIHLSSAVAAKQIINEELKTKDAKVDSVCPRMLESARQLMVEDLYNRVKEKIDDTSLFNTPCVMDLQRALVKDRLETPRDAVDEVWPNVFIAEKSVAVNKSRLKRLGITHVLNAAHGTGVYTGPGFYNGLNIQYLGIEVDDFPDMDISKHFRPAAEFLDEALLTYRGKILVSSEMGISRSAVLVAAYLMIYHHMTILEALMTLRKKRAIYPNDGFLKQLRELNEQLLEERELEHTGDEEVTPSQSPVVHAGTSSQLSGVGDSESIMGAKAHSITVEEEDTSSLLGSVMSSSSMGKTSWVSKHSTLISEEEEEQLYEEWRKKQGLPAKEPGVNHGRRTSPKLLDEEGEQTEEDVEQRIHDWQRRNEKYHMEGPPREEDGDSSMGGRPYPSGEFSDVESVSSFEIRTLKQQLEASSFSRMRCRTGSVSSESTWDMWNQRLLEIEKEAAQRYRSKSKNCRERQSPETGRKERDVDEESVFSDSSSFYNFCQKNKDKLTPLERWKVKRIQFGFHKKDLEPSSSSAPSPAEDGSQAGGEGTEGKSLSDINLTAYQAWKMKRQKKVGSESKEEFVEFAKSEDSASAKKKQRRIELLERSKKILEESQSMCSWETDSTMSGSIPLSAFWPSAPSASGAEDTASVLSMQTNHSSLSQTRSSMGAMQPQMPSIPLPSLPVGPGDTISMASIQNWIANVVSETIAQKQNEIMMLSRPSSAMASSVMSGDLGRRVDDDKVSLLSAQSGSSLATSQLRQQDMHRAESQSVLSCNTSVSARTEGTSSNMKTTQTSKPLYSLFADDVDLKKLRRKEKEMQMEMREKMSDYQIEKVIRDNKRSTLFKKKMTKGEQNEIEDDTESTTNSHRRPLQADLDRSDTVFDLSSQPADAGALESEIETDITKWLSSLKAEREPPSYYDRSEKAREKYSRSSKVREMDSETSSYRFSRSQREELDSCSSYESKGDSLRTMSRFSSASAKEDKKMYTFTRSRVSETTSSREKSPELHVFSQTPEPSFDSESPEPSTQSRVRSRHVEACEEEAKSDMSEFGAKRKFTQSFSKSEEDGKKEAKVEQSEERFASRQFSQYRRSMRKEEEEEMDDDAIIAAWRSRLEETTAKLRRRREE; translated from the exons ATGGCCAGCAGCAGAGATTCGGACGGCGAGCAGGTGGTGCCCGATGAGGAGGACGAGGGACCGGACGTGAAGGCTGTGCAGGCCCGCTATCTCCGCAGCCCCTCACCCAGCCG GTATTCAGTGATATCAGACACTGATACAGAGAGCATCTTCATGGAGCCAATCCATCTGTCATCTGCTGTGGCTGCCAAACAAATAATCAATGAGG AACTGAAGACAAAGGACGCCAAGGTAGATTCAGTGTGTCCCAGGATGTTAGAGTCTGCGCGGCAGCTGATGGTGGAGGACCTGTACAACCGAGTTAAGGAAAAGATTGATGACACCAGCTTGTTTAACACGCCGTGTGTGATGGACTTGCAGAGGGCACTTGTGAAGGACAGGCTGGAGACCCCCAGGGATGCTGTGGATGAAGTCTGGCCTAATGTCTTCATAGCAGAAAA aagtgTTGCAGTGAACAAAAGCCGTTTGAAGAGACTGGGGATCACACATGTCTTGAATGCAGCTCATGGTACAGGTGTATACACAGGACCAGGTTTCTACAATGGTCTGAATATCCAATACCTGGGCATTGAAGTGGATGATTTTCCAGATATGGATATCTCCAAACACTTCCGCCCAGCTGCAGAGTTCCTTGACGAAGCACTGCTGACTTACAGGG GCAAAATCCTTGTCAGCAGTGAAATGGGAATCAGTCGCTCAGCTGTGCTGGTGGCTGCTTACCTGATGATCTACCACCATATGACCATTCTGGAGGCTCTCATGACTCTGAGAAAGAAGCGTGCCATTTACCCCAATGATGGCTTTCTGAAACAGCTAAGGGAGCTCAACGAACAATTGTTGGAGGAACGAGAGTTGGAGCATACTGGAGATGAAGAAGTCACTCCTAGTCAAAGCCCTGTTGTCCATGCTGGGACTTCCTCCCAGCTGTCTGGAGTTGGGGACTCAGAAAGCATCATGGGAGCCAAAGCCCACTCTATCACAGTAGAAGAAGAGGACACCAGCAGCCTGCTGGGTAGTGTTATGAGTTCTTCATCAATGGGAAAAACTAGCTGGGTTTCCAAACACTCCACCCTCAtcagtgaggaagaagaagaacaGTTGTATGAGGAATGGAGGAAGAAACAAGGCCTGCCTGCAAAGGAACCAGGAGTTAACCATGGAAGAAGAACATCTCCAAAGCTTCTGGATGAGGAAGGGGAACAAACTGAAGAGGATGTGGAACAGAGGATCCATGACTGGCAGCGTAGAAATGAGAAGTACCATATGGAGGGTCCACccagggaggaggatggagatTCCAGCATGGGAGGAAGACCTTACCCATCAGGTGAATTCAGTGATGTTGAGAGCGTGAGCAGTTTTGAGATCCGAACCCTAAAACAACAGCTGGAAGCCAGTAGCTTTAGCAGGATGAGATGCCGCACAGGCTCTGTGTCTTCAGAGAGCACTTGGGACATGTGGAACCAGAGGCTTCTGGAGATTGAGAAGGAAGCTGCTCAGAGGTATCGTTCTAAGAGTAAAAATTGTCGGGAAAGACAATCCccagaaacaggaagaaaggagAGGGATGTGGATGAGGAGAGTGTGTTTTCAGACAGTAGCTCCTTTTACAATTTTTGCCAAAAGAACAAAGACAAGTTAACTCCTCTAGAAAGGTGGAAGGTCAAGAGGATCCAGTTTGGCTTTCACAAGAAGGATTTAGAACCATCATCATCTTCTGCACCATCTCCAGCAGAAGATGGCAGTCAGGCAGGCGGGGaggggacagaagggaagagTTTGTCAGATATTAACCTGACTGCTTACCAGGCTTGGAAGATGAAGCGGCAGAAGAAGGTGGGCAGTGAAAGCAAGGAGGAATTTGTCGAGTTTGCCAAAAGTGAGGATTCTGCTTCAGCTAAAAAGAAGCAGAGGCGTATAGAGCTCCTTGAACGTTCAAAGAAAATTTTAGAAGAAAGCCAGTCCATGTGCAGCTGGGAGACAGACAGTACGATGAGTGGGAGTATCCCACTGTCAGCTTTCTGGCCCTCAGCACCTTCTGCAAGCGGTGCTGAGGATACAGCTTCTGTACTGAGCATGCAGACAAATCATTCATCTTTATCGCAGACCAGGAGCAGCATGGGGGCAATGCAGCCTCAGATGCCAAGTATACCCCTTCCCAGTCTCCCAGTCGGTCCAGGTGACACAATATCCATGGCAAGCATTCAGAACTGGATTGCTAACGTGGTCAGTGAAACCATTGctcaaaagcaaaatgagatcATGATGCTGTCCCGTCCATCATCTGCAATGGCCTCCAGCGTAATGTCAGGAGACCTTGGCAGGCGTGTAGATGATGATAAGGTTTCTCTTCTTAGCGCTCAGAGTGGCTCATCTCTTGCTACCTCTCAGCTTCGCCAGCAGGACATGCACAGGGCTGAGTCTCAGTCTGTCCTGTCTTGCAATACGTCAGTGAGTGCAAGGACAGAAGGGACTAGTTCAAACATGAAGACAACACAGACAAGCAAGCCACTGTACAGCCTCTTTGCTGATGATGTTGACCTAAAGAAActcaggaggaaagagaaggagatgcaaatggaaatgagagagaaaatgtcAGATTATCAAATTGAAAAGGTGATCAGAGACAATAAACGcagcactttatttaaaaaaaagatgaccaAAGGAGAGCAAAATGAAATAGAAGATGACACAGAGAGTACAACAAACAGCCACAGGCGCCCCTTGCAAGCAGATCTTGACAGAAGTGATACAGTCTTTGATCTGTCCAGTCAGCCTGCAGACGCAGGTGCACTCGAGTCAGAGATAGAGACTGATATTACCAAGTGGCTCAGTagcctgaaagcagaaagagaaccACCATCATACTATGATCGAAGTGAGAAGGCTAGAGAGAAATATAGCAGATCATCCAAAGTTAGAGAGATGGATTCTGAAACATCCAGTTACAGATTCTCCAGATCCCAAAGAGAAGAGCTAGACAGCTGTTCTTCCTATGAGTCAAAAGGAGATTCACTGAGAACCATGTCAagattttcctctgcttctgcaaaGGAGGATAAAAAGATGTATACGTTCACAAGGTCAAGGGTCAGTGAGACAACAAGTTCCAGAGAAAAGAGCCCAGAGCTGCATGTTTTCAGTCAAACACCTGAACCGTCCTTTGACTCTGAATCCCCTGAACCATCTACACAGAGTCGAGTTAGATCTCGTCATGTGGAGGCATGTGAAGAGGAGGCCAAGTCAGACATGTCAGAATTTGGAGCTAAGAGAAAGTTCACCCAGAGCTTTTCAAAGTCTGAAGAGGATGGAAAGAAGGAGGCAAAAGTGGAACAAAGTGAAGAAAGATTTGCATCTAGACAGTTCTCTCAGTACAGGCGAAGCATGcgtaaagaagaggaagaagagatggaTGATGATGCCATTATCGCTGCTTGGAGGAGCCGACTAGAAGAAACTACGGCAAAGCTCCGGCGGAGAAGGGAAGAGTGA